One genomic region from Streptomyces sp. NBC_00457 encodes:
- a CDS encoding response regulator transcription factor produces the protein MRLMIAEDSTLLREGLVRLLVEEGHEVLGAYGDAGPLLEEIAVRRPDVVVLDIRMPPTHTDEGLRAALEIRERWPETGVMVLSQHIERNYAVQLLASSAERVGYLLKDRVAQVEEFLDALERIQAGGAAIDPEVVRQLVVRTTHADLLIRLTPRERSVLETLAQGHTNTAIAQQLHISLSAVEKNLNAIFDKLELSRTTGYNRRILAVLRYLEA, from the coding sequence ATGCGCCTGATGATCGCCGAGGACTCGACCCTGCTGCGCGAAGGGCTGGTCCGGCTCCTGGTGGAGGAGGGGCACGAGGTCCTGGGCGCGTACGGCGACGCCGGTCCGTTGCTGGAGGAGATCGCCGTACGGCGGCCCGACGTCGTCGTTCTCGACATCCGGATGCCGCCTACGCACACCGACGAGGGGCTGCGTGCCGCGCTGGAGATCCGCGAACGGTGGCCGGAGACCGGCGTCATGGTGCTGTCCCAGCACATCGAACGCAACTACGCCGTCCAGCTCCTGGCCTCCAGCGCGGAACGAGTCGGCTACCTCCTCAAGGACCGCGTCGCACAAGTAGAGGAGTTCCTGGACGCGTTGGAGCGCATTCAGGCCGGGGGTGCTGCGATCGACCCGGAGGTGGTACGGCAGTTGGTGGTCCGGACGACGCACGCCGATCTCCTGATCCGCCTCACCCCTCGCGAGCGCAGCGTCCTTGAGACCCTGGCCCAGGGGCACACCAACACGGCGATCGCTCAGCAGCTGCATATCTCGCTGAGCGCGGTGGAGAAGAACCTCAACGCGATCTTCGACAAGCTGGAGCTGTCGCGCACCACCGGTTACAACCGGCGGATCCTGGCGGTGCTGAGGTATCTGGAGGCGTAG
- a CDS encoding SLC13 family permease gives MSSELISILVLVVVFVIATTRSINMGALAFAAAFAVGELVADLDADGIFAGFPGDLFVVLVGVTYLFAIARANGTTDWLVHAAIRLVRGRVALIPWVMFAITGALTAIGAVSPAAVAIVAPVALSFASRYGISPLLMGAMVVHGAQAGGFSPISIYGSIVNGIVEREKLPGNELALFLASLLVNLVIAGVVFVLFGGLKLWTQGAVATETGPGTGTETEGGDSGSSGGTGKPRPEPNGTGSGTGTSPAPTTIATVTATQPDTVPDIRLTPARITTLVALVALVVAVLAFDLDAGLTAITLAVVLSAAWPEDSKKAVGQIAWPTVLVICGVLTYVGVLEEMGTITWAGEGVSDIGVPLLSAVLLCYIGALVSAFASSVGIMGALIPLAVPFLAEGDVGAVGMVAAFAVSATVVDVSPFSTNGALVLAAAPDVDRERFFKQLMVYGGIVVAAVPAVVWLVLVVPGWG, from the coding sequence ATGTCATCCGAACTCATCTCGATCCTCGTCCTCGTCGTGGTGTTCGTCATCGCCACCACGCGCTCCATCAACATGGGCGCGCTCGCCTTCGCCGCCGCCTTCGCGGTGGGCGAGCTCGTCGCCGACCTCGACGCGGACGGCATCTTCGCCGGCTTCCCCGGGGACCTCTTCGTCGTCCTCGTCGGCGTCACGTATCTGTTCGCGATCGCGCGGGCCAACGGCACCACCGACTGGCTGGTGCATGCGGCCATCCGGCTCGTACGGGGGCGGGTGGCCCTGATCCCGTGGGTGATGTTCGCGATCACCGGCGCGCTCACGGCGATCGGCGCGGTCAGTCCGGCCGCGGTCGCGATCGTCGCGCCCGTCGCGCTGAGCTTCGCCTCCCGTTACGGGATCAGCCCGCTGCTGATGGGCGCGATGGTGGTGCACGGCGCCCAGGCCGGCGGGTTCTCGCCGATCAGCATCTACGGTTCGATCGTCAACGGGATCGTGGAGCGCGAGAAGCTCCCCGGCAACGAACTCGCCCTCTTCCTCGCCTCGCTCCTCGTCAACCTGGTCATCGCGGGCGTGGTGTTCGTCCTCTTCGGCGGGCTGAAGCTGTGGACGCAGGGCGCGGTGGCGACGGAGACAGGGCCGGGGACAGGGACGGAGACGGAAGGCGGTGACTCCGGCAGCAGCGGCGGTACGGGGAAGCCGCGCCCGGAGCCGAACGGCACCGGCTCCGGTACCGGCACCTCCCCCGCTCCGACCACGATAGCCACAGTCACAGCCACCCAACCCGACACAGTCCCCGACATCCGCCTCACCCCCGCCCGTATCACCACCCTCGTCGCCCTGGTCGCCCTCGTCGTCGCCGTGCTCGCCTTCGATCTCGACGCCGGGCTCACCGCGATCACGCTCGCCGTGGTCCTCAGCGCCGCCTGGCCGGAGGACAGCAAGAAGGCGGTCGGGCAGATCGCGTGGCCGACGGTGCTGGTGATCTGCGGTGTGCTCACGTACGTCGGCGTTCTGGAGGAGATGGGCACGATCACCTGGGCGGGCGAAGGCGTCAGCGACATCGGTGTGCCGCTGCTGTCCGCCGTGCTGCTGTGCTACATCGGCGCGCTCGTCTCGGCGTTCGCGTCGTCCGTGGGAATCATGGGCGCGCTGATTCCGCTGGCGGTGCCGTTCCTCGCGGAGGGGGATGTGGGCGCGGTCGGCATGGTGGCGGCGTTCGCGGTGTCGGCGACGGTGGTGGACGTCAGCCCGTTCTCGACGAACGGCGCGCTGGTCCTGGCCGCCGCGCCGGACGTCGACCGCGAGCGATTCTTCAAGCAGCTGATGGTGTACGGAGGGATCGTGGTGGCGGCGGTACCCGCGGTGGTGTGGCTGGTGCTGGTGGTGCCCGGCTGGGGGTAG
- a CDS encoding GNAT family N-acetyltransferase, with the protein MTSSSSLSATVITSDRLRLRKAHDADRDEIIELQTDPRVRMYLGGPRPRGAVEQYLDAAGIADVANKPGTYVIADKTTDRLIGTHVLDRRSPGLPGHVTEDGGELELTYLLRRDAWGAGLAFEAATAALRAAADELPDQPVLVVTQTANERSLKLATRLGFQRISTFEAYDAEQTLAAANLHSFKA; encoded by the coding sequence ATGACTTCCTCGTCCTCGCTGTCCGCCACGGTGATCACCTCGGACCGACTCCGGCTGCGCAAGGCCCACGACGCCGACCGCGACGAAATCATCGAGCTTCAGACCGATCCACGGGTCCGGATGTACCTCGGCGGACCGAGGCCCCGGGGTGCTGTCGAGCAGTATCTCGATGCGGCCGGTATCGCCGACGTGGCCAACAAGCCCGGCACGTACGTCATCGCCGACAAGACGACCGACCGGCTCATCGGAACGCACGTACTCGACCGACGCTCCCCCGGCCTCCCCGGGCATGTCACCGAGGACGGTGGGGAGCTGGAACTGACCTACCTGCTACGACGCGACGCTTGGGGCGCGGGCCTGGCGTTCGAGGCCGCCACGGCCGCGTTGCGCGCCGCCGCCGACGAACTGCCCGACCAGCCGGTCCTGGTCGTGACCCAGACAGCCAACGAGCGTTCACTCAAACTCGCCACCCGCCTCGGCTTCCAGCGCATCAGCACGTTCGAGGCGTACGACGCGGAGCAAACCCTCGCCGCAGCCAACCTGCATTCATTCAAGGCCTGA
- a CDS encoding DedA family protein has protein sequence MQLTSLALTDQPAGGIAGWAADLVETLGGPGAGLAIALENLFPPLPSEVILPLTGFAAGQGAMSLASALFWTTLGSVVGAVVLYWIGMLFGRERMHAIWAKLPLVKASDLERTERWFVKHGTKAVFLGRMVPIFRSLVSVPAGVERMPLPVFVMLTTLGSLIWNSVLVLAGYWLGDQWSSVERYVGVLSKGVLILVFVALAAYVGVRLRGPNRAQHRRTS, from the coding sequence ATGCAGCTCACGTCCTTGGCTCTGACCGATCAGCCGGCCGGCGGTATCGCCGGCTGGGCTGCCGATCTTGTGGAGACGTTGGGGGGTCCGGGGGCCGGTCTGGCCATTGCGTTGGAGAATCTTTTTCCGCCGCTGCCGAGTGAGGTGATTCTGCCGTTGACCGGGTTCGCGGCGGGGCAGGGCGCGATGAGTCTCGCCTCGGCGTTGTTCTGGACCACCCTCGGGTCGGTTGTGGGGGCCGTGGTGCTGTATTGGATCGGCATGCTTTTCGGGCGTGAACGGATGCACGCGATCTGGGCGAAGCTGCCGCTGGTGAAGGCTTCCGATCTGGAGCGTACGGAGCGGTGGTTCGTGAAGCACGGCACGAAGGCGGTGTTCCTCGGCCGTATGGTGCCGATCTTCCGGAGTCTGGTCTCCGTGCCCGCCGGGGTGGAGCGTATGCCGTTGCCCGTGTTCGTCATGCTGACGACGTTGGGCAGCCTGATCTGGAACTCGGTTCTGGTGCTGGCCGGTTACTGGCTGGGCGACCAGTGGTCGTCCGTGGAGAGGTATGTCGGGGTCCTCTCCAAGGGTGTGCTGATCCTGGTGTTCGTCGCCCTCGCGGCCTACGTCGGCGTACGGCTGCGCGGCCCCAACCGGGCCCAGCACCGCCGTACTTCATGA
- a CDS encoding FadR/GntR family transcriptional regulator — MTDALRPMSKQRLYEQVLDRLRQYVAEGDLKAGDRLPPERDLAQRLGVSRASVKQAIVVLEVQGLVEARHGGGTYLVRDSLDVEPVEKLVERRRRLPDVLDAREALETKLAELAAERRTEDDLTAMRQALAHMAEEIEHGRPGVDGDRLFHAAVTAAAHSSILAEFMRSISEQIAESRTESLRQPGRPTRSYAQHEAILDAITHRRPAAAAAAMRRHVRTVAKVRLLDWDPGEGA, encoded by the coding sequence GTGACCGACGCCCTGCGCCCCATGAGCAAGCAGCGCCTCTACGAGCAGGTGCTGGACCGGCTGCGCCAGTACGTCGCCGAGGGTGACCTCAAGGCCGGCGACCGTCTCCCGCCCGAGCGCGACCTCGCCCAGCGCCTCGGCGTCAGCCGGGCCTCGGTGAAACAGGCCATCGTGGTGCTGGAGGTCCAGGGCCTGGTGGAGGCGCGGCACGGCGGCGGCACCTACCTCGTCCGGGACAGCCTCGACGTGGAGCCCGTGGAGAAGCTGGTCGAGCGCCGCCGACGCCTCCCCGACGTCCTCGACGCCCGCGAGGCCCTGGAGACGAAACTCGCCGAACTGGCCGCCGAGCGCCGTACGGAGGACGACCTGACCGCGATGCGCCAGGCGCTCGCGCACATGGCCGAGGAGATCGAGCACGGCCGGCCCGGCGTCGACGGCGACCGCCTGTTCCACGCGGCGGTCACGGCTGCCGCGCACAGCAGCATCCTCGCCGAGTTCATGCGCTCCATCTCCGAGCAGATCGCCGAGAGCCGCACCGAGTCCCTCCGCCAGCCCGGCCGCCCCACCCGTTCCTACGCCCAGCACGAGGCCATCCTCGACGCGATCACCCACCGCCGCCCCGCAGCGGCCGCCGCGGCGATGCGCCGCCATGTCCGGACGGTCGCGAAGGTACGGCTGCTGGACTGGGACCCGGGGGAGGGGGCGTAG
- a CDS encoding sensor histidine kinase, translated as MQGDSAGVSGQDSAIVTGQNLSASWPRRCAGTLLGCVTALFDFLLFLVVGTALGPFLLWPLTRPNALGILVAGARRLMALERRRRAVFFGDAFPGRYQASDEKVLRYVAMRSYAGLLCGVVIALLGIGIVLAGLLVAGVVQGSVRWDELLMQVLLGGVLLFLDLQGLHSLAALDARLAREYFGPSERELLERRIHELAASRAAVVRAVDAERRRIERDMHDGIQQRMVALAMLLGRARRGRSPDQADAMLRQAHQESQEMLAELRDVTWRVYPSALDSLGLEEALSGVSERCGIPVRTEFDVGGPLPQPVATAAYFVVSESVTNAAKHSRATAVSVRVGLRSGMLAVQVQDDGKGGANPAGGGLSGLRSRVAALDGVLRVDSPEGGPTTITAELPCA; from the coding sequence ATGCAGGGGGATTCCGCAGGTGTCAGCGGCCAGGACTCCGCAATCGTCACCGGCCAGAACCTGTCGGCCTCCTGGCCGCGTCGTTGTGCCGGTACGCTCCTCGGCTGCGTCACGGCACTGTTCGACTTCCTTCTCTTCCTCGTCGTAGGCACCGCCCTCGGCCCCTTCCTGCTGTGGCCGCTCACCCGCCCCAATGCCCTCGGCATCCTCGTGGCCGGGGCTCGTCGGCTGATGGCCCTGGAGCGGAGGCGGCGGGCCGTCTTCTTCGGTGATGCCTTTCCCGGGCGCTATCAGGCGTCCGATGAGAAGGTTCTGCGCTATGTGGCGATGCGCAGTTACGCCGGCCTGCTGTGCGGTGTCGTGATCGCGCTGCTGGGGATCGGCATCGTCCTGGCGGGGCTGCTCGTCGCGGGAGTGGTGCAAGGGAGCGTCCGCTGGGACGAGTTGCTGATGCAGGTGCTCTTGGGCGGTGTGCTGCTCTTCCTCGATCTCCAGGGGCTCCACTCGCTCGCCGCCCTGGACGCGCGTCTCGCCCGCGAGTACTTCGGCCCCTCCGAGCGGGAACTGCTGGAGCGCCGCATCCATGAACTCGCCGCCAGCCGGGCTGCGGTCGTGCGGGCTGTCGACGCCGAACGCCGCCGTATCGAGCGGGATATGCACGACGGGATCCAGCAACGCATGGTGGCGCTGGCCATGCTGCTGGGCCGGGCACGTCGGGGGCGCAGTCCCGACCAGGCGGACGCCATGCTGCGCCAGGCGCACCAGGAGTCCCAGGAAATGCTGGCGGAGCTGCGCGACGTGACCTGGCGGGTCTATCCCTCGGCGCTGGACAGTCTGGGGCTCGAAGAGGCGCTGAGCGGGGTGTCCGAGCGGTGCGGCATTCCCGTACGGACGGAGTTCGACGTCGGGGGGCCACTGCCTCAACCCGTGGCTACCGCCGCGTACTTCGTGGTGTCGGAGTCCGTGACCAACGCGGCCAAGCACTCGCGCGCCACGGCCGTCTCCGTGCGGGTCGGGCTCCGCAGCGGAATGCTCGCCGTGCAGGTCCAGGACGACGGCAAGGGCGGCGCGAATCCGGCGGGCGGCGGGCTGAGCGGGCTGCGCAGCCGGGTGGCCGCGCTCGACGGCGTCCTGCGTGTCGACAGCCCCGAAGGGGGACCCACCACCATCACCGCGGAGCTGCCATGCGCCTGA